GTCATCCTCGCTCGATTCGTCCCGATCGTGCGCACCTTCGCCCCGGTTGCTGCGGGCGTCGGCAAGATGGCGTGGCACAGGTACTCGCTCTACAACCTGATCGGCGCCGTCATCTGGGGCTTCGGCCTCACCGTGATCGGCTACCTCGTCAGCCTCATCCCGGGCGTCGGCGAGTTCGTCGCGTCGTACATCGACGTCATCCTGCTCGTCGCGGTAGCGGGCACCCTCGTCTTCATCGTCTGGCACTACTTCGCTGAGAAGCGCAAGGTCAAGCGTGAGATGGCAGCAGGCCCCGACGGCGTCACCGACGCGAACGAGGCTCAGGATCTCGTGCTCGAACCCGAAGCGTTCGACGAGAACCCGGACCACCCCCGAGGGGATACTCCGCGCGTCTGATCAGGACGCCTTCTTCTTCGCAGGTTCTTTCTTCGCAGGCTTCTTCTTCGCCGGCGCCGACTCCGTGTCGGCGTCGGCGTCGGCGTCCTTCTTCGCAGGTGAATCCGCCGCGGACCGTGCGGCACGGCTCTTCTCGACGCTGGCTCGCAGGGCCTCCATCAGGTCGATGACCTCGCCACCGGCGGCATCCGACTTCTCACCGAAGGTCTCGGCCGTATCGAATGCGTCGCCCTTCTCGAGCTTCGCATCGATGAGGGTGCGCAGTTCCTGCTGGTACTCGTCGGCGAACTCGCTCGGGTCGAAGTCGCTGGAGAAGCTGTCGACGAGGGATGCCGAGAGCTCCATCTCCTTGCTCGAGATCTTCACGGGCTCATCGAGCACGGGGAACGACGCCTCGCGCACCTCGTCGGCCCAGAGGAGCGTCTGCAGGACGAGGACGTCGCCGCGCACGCGGAGCGCCGCCAGCCGCGTCTTCTGCCGCAGCGCGAACCGGACGATCGCGGTGCGATCGGTCTGCTCCAGCGTCTGACGGAGCAGGACGTAGGCCTTCGGGCTCTTCGAGTCGGGCTCGAGGTAGTACGCCTTGTCGAGCGTCAGGAGGTCGATCTGCTCGGTCGGCACGAATTCGACGACCTCGATCTCGCGGCTGCGCTCGCTCGGCAGCGCCGCGAAGTCGTCGGAGGTGAGCACCACGGTCCGCTCACCGTCGTCGTACGCCTTGTCGATGTCGGCGTACGGCACGACCTCGCCGTCGATCTCGCAGATGCGCTGGTAGCGGATGCGACCGCCATCAGCCGCGTGCACCTGGTGCAGGGACACGTCGTGGTCCTCCGTGGCGGAGTACACCTTGACGGGCACGTTGACGAGGCCGAAGGTCAATGCGCCTTTCCAGATCGCTCTCATGGCACCCAGTACACACCCGTGGGAGCCGGATCCGACAGGGCTTGCGCACTACTCTGGCCCCATGCCAGCCGCACCGCAGGAGGTCCGCATCGCCGGACGTCGTCTTCGGCTGACGAACCTCGACAAGGTCATGTACCCCGAGACGGGGACGACCAAGGGCGAGGTCATCGACTATCTGACGCGCATCGCACCCGCGATGCTGCCGCATCTCGACGGTCGCCCGGTCACCCGCATCCGCTGGCCCGACGGCACCGGCGAGGGCTCCTTCTTCGCGAAGCACCTCGAGGCGGGAGCGCCGTCGTGGGTGGCGCGGCGTCCGATCGAGCATTCCACGGGCGCGAAGGACTATCCGCTCGTCGACGGGGTCCCCACGCTCGTGTACCTCGCCCAGGTCGCATCGATCGAGCTGCACGTGCCGCAGTGGAGGTTCGATCCCGACGGTGCGCGGAGCAATCCGGACCGACTCGTCCTCGATCTCGATCCAGGCCCCGGCGCAGGTCTCGCCGAATGCGCGGAGGTCGCCCGCTGGGCTCGCGCGATCCTGACGGATCTGGGCATGGATCCGCTGCCGGTCACGAGCGGCAGCAAGGGCATCCACCTCTATGCCCCGCTCGATGGTTCACGCACGAGCGAGGAGATCAGCGCGTTCACGAAAGAGCTCGCCCGCGCCCTCGAAGCCGACCACCCCGATCTGGTCGTCAGCCAGATGTCGAAAGCCGCGAGGCCCGGGAAGGTCTTCCTCGACTGGAGTCAGAACAACGGCAAGAAGACGACGATCGCGCCGTACTCGCTGCGCGGGCGCGAGCGGCCGACGGTCGCCGCGCCCCGGACGTGGGCAGAACTCGCCGATCCCGATCTCCGTCACCTGCTCTTCGACGAGGTCCTCGCTCGAGTGGCCGCCGAGGGCGACCTCTTCGCCCCCCTCGCACCCACGGATGCCGGTCCGCTGCGCTCCTACATCGCCAAACGGTCCGCAGCGAAGACGCCCGAACCGGTGCCGGACTCCCCCGCAGTCGCTGCCGCCGACGGCGCCTCCCGGTTCGTGATCCAGGAACATCACGCGCGGCGCCTGCATTACGACCTGCGCCTCGAGCGTGACGGCGTTCTCGTCAGCTGGGCGGTGCCCCGCGGCATCCCGGAATCGCCGTCGACGAACCACCTCGCGGTCATGACCGAACCGCATCCGCTGGAGTACCTCGATTTCGCCGGCGACATCCCCGCCGGCGAGTACGGCGCCGGCTCGATGTCGATCTGGGACACGGGGACGTTCGAGCTCGAGAAGTGGCGCGACGGCGAGGTGATCTTCACCGCGACCGGACGTGACGACGGCCCGCTCGGCTCGGTGCGGCTCGCTCTCATCCGCACGAGCGGTCAGGGCGAGAAGTCGCAGTGGCTGCTGCACCGGATGAAGACGGATGCCGCGCCTCCGAAAACGCCCCCGGCGCGACCTCCGGCGCCCGCGCCCATGCTCGCGACGAACTCGACCCCTGCCCTCGCTCAGCTCGCGGCGAAACGCTGGGGTCCGTGGGCGGAGTTCAAGTGGGACGGAGTCCGCGCCCTCGGCATCTGGGACGGGAAGCAGCTGACGCTCCGCGCGCGAAGCGGCACCGACATCACCGCGCGCTACCCCGAGCTGACCGCGGATCCGGGCCTCGGCACCGCGCCCTGCGTCATCGACGGTGAGATCGTCGCCCTCGACAAGCGGAACCGTCCGAGCTTCCCGCTCCTGCAACATCGCATGCACTTGACGAAGCCTGCCGAGATCGAGCGGGAGGCCGCCCGCATCCCGGTGCAGTATCTGCTGTTCGATGTGCTCGAGGTCGACGGGAAGGATGCCGCCCCGCTGCCCCTCGCCCAGCGACGTGAGCTCCTCGAGCGGATCGCCACCGACACGATCGACGCCATCGTCCTCCCACCCGTCGCGACCGACGTCGAGGATGCCCTCGCCACGGCGGAGGCGCTGGGGCTGGAAGGGCTGGTCGTAAAGGACCCGTCGTCGCCGTATCGCCGCGGTGAACGCAGCGAACAGTGGCTGAAGGTCAAGCTCACCCTGATGCAGGAGGTGGTGATCGGCGGCATCCGTCCCGGCAAGGGCGGCCGAAGCGGCTCCATCGGATCTCTGCTGATGGGGATCCCGACGGACGACGGGCTGCACTACGTCGGCCGCGTCGGCTCCGGTTTCAGCGACGCGACTCTCGCGCGGTTGGATGCT
This DNA window, taken from Microbacterium sp. MM2322, encodes the following:
- a CDS encoding VTT domain-containing protein; translated protein: MHPFALIPWLDPETIINAAGPWALVVVCFIIFAETGLLVGFLLPGDTLLIMAGLLSNPVTHAPNGVFGVNVWIVGLLIGLSAFLGGEVGYLIGRKGGPAVFERKESGLFSRSNVERTNAFFERYGGVTVILARFVPIVRTFAPVAAGVGKMAWHRYSLYNLIGAVIWGFGLTVIGYLVSLIPGVGEFVASYIDVILLVAVAGTLVFIVWHYFAEKRKVKREMAAGPDGVTDANEAQDLVLEPEAFDENPDHPRGDTPRV
- a CDS encoding Ku protein — translated: MRAIWKGALTFGLVNVPVKVYSATEDHDVSLHQVHAADGGRIRYQRICEIDGEVVPYADIDKAYDDGERTVVLTSDDFAALPSERSREIEVVEFVPTEQIDLLTLDKAYYLEPDSKSPKAYVLLRQTLEQTDRTAIVRFALRQKTRLAALRVRGDVLVLQTLLWADEVREASFPVLDEPVKISSKEMELSASLVDSFSSDFDPSEFADEYQQELRTLIDAKLEKGDAFDTAETFGEKSDAAGGEVIDLMEALRASVEKSRAARSAADSPAKKDADADADTESAPAKKKPAKKEPAKKKAS
- a CDS encoding ATP-dependent DNA ligase, with product MPAAPQEVRIAGRRLRLTNLDKVMYPETGTTKGEVIDYLTRIAPAMLPHLDGRPVTRIRWPDGTGEGSFFAKHLEAGAPSWVARRPIEHSTGAKDYPLVDGVPTLVYLAQVASIELHVPQWRFDPDGARSNPDRLVLDLDPGPGAGLAECAEVARWARAILTDLGMDPLPVTSGSKGIHLYAPLDGSRTSEEISAFTKELARALEADHPDLVVSQMSKAARPGKVFLDWSQNNGKKTTIAPYSLRGRERPTVAAPRTWAELADPDLRHLLFDEVLARVAAEGDLFAPLAPTDAGPLRSYIAKRSAAKTPEPVPDSPAVAAADGASRFVIQEHHARRLHYDLRLERDGVLVSWAVPRGIPESPSTNHLAVMTEPHPLEYLDFAGDIPAGEYGAGSMSIWDTGTFELEKWRDGEVIFTATGRDDGPLGSVRLALIRTSGQGEKSQWLLHRMKTDAAPPKTPPARPPAPAPMLATNSTPALAQLAAKRWGPWAEFKWDGVRALGIWDGKQLTLRARSGTDITARYPELTADPGLGTAPCVIDGEIVALDKRNRPSFPLLQHRMHLTKPAEIEREAARIPVQYLLFDVLEVDGKDAAPLPLAQRRELLERIATDTIDAIVLPPVATDVEDALATAEALGLEGLVVKDPSSPYRRGERSEQWLKVKLTLMQEVVIGGIRPGKGGRSGSIGSLLMGIPTDDGLHYVGRVGSGFSDATLARLDAALRPLRTDESPFIDIGRVEVSDALWVRPEVVGEVEYAEATPNGTLRHARWRGLRPDTAPDDVHPGD